In Deltaproteobacteria bacterium, one DNA window encodes the following:
- a CDS encoding nucleotidyl transferase AbiEii/AbiGii toxin family protein yields MTYSLQQREVFHLVFLRHLVRRLKVGSYALKGGTNLRFFFRSIRYSEDMDIDVAGIAVHSLRDAVMSILSAPSLLAALRPHRVEKIIPPSMASAKQTETVQRFKVHLINQAGENLFTKVEFSRRGLKAGAVSGGAVSEAIDGHVLSEYRLPPLIVSHYPIDLAVLQKISAVTGRAVPQARDIFDLFLLSTQMDAFTAQKIRKKIADSEIKKSRDIILSVSFEQYRDTVCAYLDPKDAELYQHPERWEEIQLAVLTMMGAEDL; encoded by the coding sequence ATGACTTATTCCTTACAACAACGCGAGGTGTTTCATCTTGTTTTCTTGAGACATCTTGTCCGACGCCTCAAGGTTGGGTCCTATGCTCTGAAGGGCGGCACCAATCTGCGTTTTTTTTTCCGCAGTATACGCTATTCAGAAGACATGGATATTGATGTTGCGGGCATTGCGGTGCATTCGCTTCGAGATGCTGTGATGTCTATTTTGTCCGCTCCGTCCCTGCTCGCCGCTCTTCGTCCCCACCGCGTCGAAAAAATCATTCCGCCCAGCATGGCCTCCGCGAAACAAACAGAGACGGTGCAAAGGTTCAAGGTGCATCTCATCAATCAGGCAGGCGAGAATTTGTTCACAAAAGTGGAATTTTCCCGTCGGGGGCTGAAGGCCGGAGCCGTTTCCGGCGGAGCCGTTTCGGAGGCGATAGACGGACACGTTCTTTCCGAGTATCGTCTGCCCCCGCTTATCGTATCGCACTATCCCATTGATCTGGCCGTCCTGCAGAAAATTTCCGCCGTCACCGGTCGTGCGGTTCCCCAAGCCCGTGACATCTTCGATCTCTTTTTGCTTTCCACACAGATGGATGCCTTCACGGCACAAAAGATTCGAAAAAAAATTGCCGATTCCGAAATCAAAAAATCCAGAGATATTATTCTGTCCGTTAGTTTTGAACAATACAGGGACACCGTTTGCGCCTACCTCGACCCAAAAGATGCCGAGTTATACCAGCACCCGGAAAGATGGGAAGAAATCCAGCTTGCGGTTTTGACGATGATGGGAGCGGAGGATTTGTGA
- a CDS encoding type IV toxin-antitoxin system AbiEi family antitoxin domain-containing protein → MKKNVWMAVQELDRLVFSTREMAALTGSGPASVSQQLARLEEKGVVTRVLRGVWALTGDKRFSPFLLVPFLGPSQQFYVSFLSALHMHGMISQIPQTITVASTAHGRIIKTPVATFVIHKVEPGFFNGFEWTPWMKFPLATPEKALMDCLYISCRRGKKYTAFPELTYPKHFSQTRARHLCQTIGDKRLKAAILKKLNILLTRM, encoded by the coding sequence GTGAAAAAAAATGTGTGGATGGCCGTGCAGGAATTGGACCGGCTTGTTTTCAGCACGCGGGAAATGGCGGCCCTTACCGGAAGCGGGCCCGCTTCTGTCAGCCAGCAATTGGCAAGGCTTGAGGAGAAAGGCGTCGTAACGAGGGTCCTGCGCGGCGTGTGGGCCCTCACCGGAGACAAGCGTTTCAGTCCATTTCTACTGGTGCCGTTTCTTGGCCCTTCGCAACAGTTTTACGTCTCGTTTTTAAGCGCGTTGCACATGCACGGGATGATAAGCCAGATACCTCAGACAATCACTGTCGCAAGCACCGCGCACGGCCGTATTATAAAAACCCCCGTCGCGACATTTGTGATCCACAAAGTGGAACCGGGTTTTTTCAACGGATTTGAGTGGACGCCGTGGATGAAATTTCCCCTCGCGACACCTGAAAAAGCGCTTATGGACTGTCTTTACATTTCTTGCAGACGCGGAAAAAAATACACAGCTTTTCCGGAATTGACCTACCCCAAACATTTCAGTCAAACGAGGGCAAGACACTTGTGCCAAACAATCGGTGACAAACGATTAAAAGCCGCCATCTTAAAAAAACTGAATATTTTGTTAACCAGAATGTAG